A genomic stretch from Dermochelys coriacea isolate rDerCor1 chromosome 24, rDerCor1.pri.v4, whole genome shotgun sequence includes:
- the LOC122457356 gene encoding lens fiber membrane intrinsic protein-like encodes MLPLQVPSTALALLSLLLLVVALSSDHWLEARRNGVFVHSGLWKICVNSVCAMPSKLPDYIEATKMFLMLGLLAGLLSAFSLLALLRGSGFDTMSLCVVPAMRSFSAGSCILIALTMFTSEVAEVLKVTWPHVCFGWSWGLARPPSPSSC; translated from the exons ATGCTGCCGCTCCAGGTCCCCAGCACcgccctggccctgctcagcctcctTCTCCTGGTGGTGGCCCTGAGCTCCGACCACTGGCTGGAGGCCAGACGAAACGGCGTCTTTGTCCACTCGGGGCTCTGGAAGATCTGTGTGAATTCAGTGTGCGCCATGCCTTCGAAACTACCAG ATTACATCGAGGCCACCAAGATGTTCTTGATGCTGGGCCTGCTTGCGGGGCTGCTCTCAGCCTTCTCCCTCCTCGCCTTGCTCAGAGGCTCCGGCTTTGACACCATGTCCCTCTGCGTGGTCCCTGCCATGCGCAGCTTCAGCGCgg GTTCCTGCATCCTGATTGCACTGACCATGTTCACCAGCGAGGTTGCTGAAGTCTTAAAGGTCACCTGGCCCCATGTCTGCTTTGGCTGGTCCTGGGGCCTCGCTAGGCCTCCATCCCCCTCTTCCTGCTGA
- the LOC122457429 gene encoding lens fiber membrane intrinsic protein-like, whose protein sequence is MLHLRVASPILALLSLLVLLVALGSDHWLLLKENQVVMHSGLWRFCMNLGCLIPLTVPDLINASRACLILAVIAGFLSCLALLASFFRSHLGSVSLTLVSAMGSFSAGLCATVAMAVFTSQSTKTIMITSAQISFGWSFCVGWAACPLSLLASVVTHFSQGSSSR, encoded by the exons ATGCTGCATCTCCGAGTCGCCAGCCCCATCCtagccctgctcagcctcttgGTGCTGCTGGTGGCTCTGGGCTCTGACCACTGGCTGCTGTTAAAGGAAAACCAAGTCGTGATGCATTCGGGCCTGTGGAGGTTCTGTATGAATCTGGGGTGTCTGATACCTTTGACTGTACCAG ATCTCATTAATGCCAGCAGGGCTTGCCTGATCCTGGCCGTGATCGCCGGGTTTCTCTCCTGCTTGGCTCTCCTTGCCTCGTTCTTCCGCTCCCACCTCGGCTCCGTGTCCCTGACCCTGGTCTCCGCCATGGGCAGCTTCAGCGCTG GTCTCTGTGCCACCGTCGCCATGGCCGTGTTCACATCCCAGAGCACAAAGACCATAATGATCACCTCGGCTCAAATCAGCTTCGGGTGGTCCTTCTGCGTCGGCTGGGCCGCCTGCCCACTCTCCCTCCTAGCCA gtGTGGTGACACATTTTTCCCAAGGATCCTCATCGCGCTGA
- the LOC119848106 gene encoding protein NKG7-like, translated as MASLQIPSTALALLSLLLLLAALGSDHWLVANSHLVTSYSGLWKVCVNSGCWTFASVPGYIESTRAFLFLAMIAGFLSFFALLASFFRSHLGSMSLTLVSAVSSFSAGLCAMIALGVYTGEFAGAVNVAPGQVTFGWSFGLGWASFLLFLVTGVVTLRILRVS; from the exons ATGGCGTCGCTCCAGATCCCCAGCACCGCCCTGGCCCTGCTcagtctcctgctgctgctggccgccCTGGGCTCCGACCACTGGCTGGTGGCCAACAGCCACCTCGTCACGTCCTATTCGGGGCTGTGGAAAGTCTGCGTGAATTCGGGGTGTTGGACGTTTGCTTCAGTGCCAG GTTACATTGAATCCACCAGGGCTTTCCTGTTCCTGGCCATGATCGCCGGGTTTCTCTCCTTCTTCGCCCTCCTTGCTTCATTCTTCCGCTCCCACCTCGGCTCCATGTCTCTGACCCTGGTCTCTGCTGTGAGCAGCTTCAGCGCAG ggctctgtgccATGATCGCGCTGGGCGTGTACACAGGGGAGTTCGCTGGGGCTGTGAATGTTGCGCCGGGCCAGGTCACCTTCGGCTGGTCCTTTGGCCTCGGCTGggcctccttcctcctcttcctcgtcACTG gTGTGGTGACGCTTCGCATCCTGAGAGTCTCCTAG